TAACTCAGCAGATACATCACGCGTTAAAGCATTACGCGCATCATACATGGTGCGCAAAACACCAATAATTTCCAAATCAGGATTTAATGCTTTTTGAATACGATCGATGGTTTGAGTTAAATCTGCTAAACCTTCCAATGCATAGTACTCACATTGCATCGGAATAATCACGCTATCTACCGCTGCTAGAGCATTCACTGTAATCAAACTTAAGCTAGGTGCGCAGTCAACGATAATGTAGTCAAATGAATTTCTAATTTCGTTCAAAGCATTCTTTAAAATAAACTCACGGCCTTCTTGTTCTGCAATAGCCAGTTCGACACCAGACAATTCACGATTTGAACCCAAAACCTTGTATCCAACCTCTGCCTTTTGAATTGCAGTTTCGATTGGCACTTCACCCAATAAAACATCTGTGATTGAGTAAAGTAGATCATTCTTTTGAATACCAGACCCCATCGTGGCATTACCTTGCGAATCTATATCGACAAGCAACACACGTTTTTTTAATACAGCCAGTGACGCTGCAAGATTTACTGCAGTCGTTGTTTTACCAACACCACCCTTTTGGTTTGCAATCGCAATAATTTGAGCCATGGTAACCCTAATACTTTTTATTTAAATTCGTTGAAGTAAAAGTAAATGACGTTGTTCATCAAGTCTTGGTACATGCAGTTCAACCACTTTACATGAAAATTCCTGCTTAAGCTCTTCCATTTCTTCAACTGGAATCAGTCCTTTCATCGCAGCAATTATACTCTGCTCATGTAAATATGGACGTGCAGCATCAACAAAATCAGTGAGTGATGCGAATGCACGACTTGTTATTACATCAAATTGACCAAGCTCATCAATTGTATCTTGATTTTCAACGCGTGTTTGTACAGCCACTACGTTTTTAAGCTTAAGGTCAGCAATAAACTGTTTCAAAAAACGAATTTTTTTACCATTTGAATCAAGCAATACACAAGAGCGCTCTGGCTGACATAATGCAATGATCATGCCCGGCATACCGCCCCCAGTGCCTACATCGAGTAAACGTCCAGCTGGTAAATCTTTCAAAATACTTAGGCTATCTAACAAATGCTTCACTAACATTTCTTTCGGATCACGAATCGCTGTTAGATTATAAGCCTTGTTCCAAAGTACCAAAGCATCTTGATACTTCAACAATAAAGTCAAAGTTTCATCGCTAAGCGATAAACCTAATTTTCGACTACCCTGTTGTAACTCTTGAAAAAACGGATGCATAAACAGATAACATCTAAGTAAAATTTAAAACAAAGTATACCCATTTATGCATCGTGGAACACTATTTAACGATTAGCGATTACGCAGTTAATCGTAGAAGCCTTCACGAATTTGTAAATCCAGCTCCATTAAGCGCTCTGGCGTTCCCACATCGACCCATGCACCCTGAAGTTTTTCAGCGGATATCTTTTGATTTTGCATTGCTTGCTTCAATAGTGGGGCTAATGGACGTTTACCAGATTCCAACCCATCAAAAAGCTTAGGATGGATAACAGACACACCACTAAAAGTGAGGTTCTCACCTTTCATATCTTGATCGAATGTAAAAGCACGTCCATCCAATAACGTAAAGTCGCCGTTAGGATGCTGGGTAGGATTATCAACCAACACGAGATGAGCTAAATCATCAGTTAGCTTAATATCTCGTAGAGCTTCAAAATCCATTGTGGTCCATACATCTCCGTTCACCAGAATAAACGGATCGGTCCCAAGCAGTGGTAAAGCATTAATAATTCCACCAGCTGTTTCTAGCCCTTCTTCTTCTCGTGTCCAACGGATGTCCACACCAAATTGAGAACCATCTCCTAAGCTACTGATAAGTTTGTCAGCCAACCATGCAGAATTGATGACTATTTCAGTCACACCAATTTTCTTCAGTTTTTCAATATGCCACACGATAAGCGGTTTACCGCCCACCTCAAGCAAAGGCTTTGGTGTATATAGCGTGAGCGGACGCATACGATTACCCAAGCCAGCGGCAAGAATCATTGCTTTCATTATGCTGCCACCTCATAGGGGCCATATTTTTCAATAAATTTAGGCATAACTGAATTACGAATGAACATCATGAAGTCATCAAGTTCAGCGTAACCACGGCTTTCTTCAAGTAAATACCACATCACTCGTGGTAAATCTTTCAAATAGCCAGATTTACCATCTCGTACAAATAAACGAACGAAGATACCTAAAATTTTAATATGACGTTGAATCGCCATTAAATCAGCATCACGTTTAAATTGATCAAAACTTCGATTTTGTTTAGCTGACTCTGGCAACAACTCATAGAAGACTTTGAACCACTGATATACATGCTCAGCATTCCACTGCACATATGCATCACGAGTAATCGAAATTAAGTCATATGTATCAGCACCAATAACAGCATCTTGGAAGTCAATTACTCCAAGCTCTAGTTCATTTTCAATTTTCATTAAGTTACGGCTATGAAAATCACGATGCACAATAACTTGAGGTTGAGCCAACGCTGCTTGAGCTAAAAACTCAAAGGCGTTATCAATGATTTTCTTTTGCTCAGCCGTCGGATGGATATCAAGTGATGGTAGCATCCAATCCGTTAATAACTGCATTTCTGACACTAGCTTTTCATAAGAATATGCCGGGAAATGATCAGTACCATTAATTGATTGCAAATGAGTTAGCTGTTTAAAGCTTTGTTCATAGTATTGATCAACTGTTGCATCATTTAGCAATGTCGACAACAGCACATCGCCAAAGTCTTCTAACAAGAGAAAACCCTGGGTCAAATCTTTTGCAATAATCTGAGGTACTCGAACTCCATTACCTGCAAAAAACTCATCAATAGTTACAAATGGAACACAGTCTTCTTTTTCAGGAGGCGCATCCATAAGCATATACGTTTTGTTTTGTAACTGGATGCGAGCATATCGGCGAAAGCTTGCATCCCCAGCTAAATAAGCGATCTGAAATTGATCATTTTCAAGAACAGATGTAAGCCATGTATGTATCAATTGTTCACGTTGTGTATTCATTTGCAATAAAATCTAAAACAAGCTGAGATTTTTGAAGGGTTAAGTGTAGCCACTTATAAACTTTTTCTCTATGATGCGACAATAATTAATTGTGAATTAGCATACTTGGTTAATGAGACAATGAAGCATCAGTTTAAATTTAATCCTTTAGCGACCGCTATTTTTACGCTCTTATGTAGTGGCTCCATACAATCAAGTTATGCTGAGTCAGCTGATGTTGTCTCCAACATAGACAATAATCAACTTAAGGCGAGTATTAAGGAAGCCTATCCAGGGCAGGAATTCTTTCAACAGTATTATGTTGATAAATCCGCACCTGAGGCGCAGTTGCGCAATAATAAATATTTGAGTTCAGCATTTTGTCAAGGAACTTGGATTACACCCATTAATCCTGAAACTAAAGCGTTAGATGCAGATAAAACCTCTTCAGTTGTAACTGCTGATTATGGTCACTACAACCCTGCTGGCGACTCTGTGTTACAAGGAAATGTGGTGATAGACCAAGAAGGCCGTACTGTTCGCGCCGATAAAGTCACCATCGATAAAACTCAAACATTTGCCCATGCACAAGGTCGAGTACAGTTAGCTCAAGGGGGCTTACTCTCTCAAAGTGACGAAATTGATTACAATCTAAAAACTCAGACTGGTAATTTAGACAATAGTTTTTATATTGCTGAACAACAGCATGCTCATGGTCATGCTGGAAAAATCGAAAAAACCTCTCCAAATGTGATGGTTCTTAACGATGCGACATATACCACCTGTCCACCAGGTCAAAAACCAGCATGGAAAATCCAAGCGAATAAAATTGAGCTGAATCAGGAAACTGGTCGCGGTGTTACACGCGGAACAAAAATCTATGTTAAAGATGTTCCTGTTATAGCCGTTCCGTATTTCAATTTCCCAATTGATGACCGACGAACCACAGGCATTCTTACCCCCCAGTTTGGATTCTCAAACGATGGTGGTGTTGAACTTTCAGTACCGGTTTACTTAAACCTCGCACCTAATTACGATGCAACGATTACTCCACGTTATTTAGCTGACCGTGGTGCCATGTTCCAAGGGTCTTTTAGATATTTAACTGACGGCTTCGGTTCAGGCCAAATCTGGGGTGGCTTACTTCCATCTGATAAAAAATATGATGACAAAGATCGTAAAAACTTCAATTTCCTTCATAACTGGGATATTAACGATCAGTGGTCTACCAACCTTGAATATCGCTATGCATCGGATAAAGACTATTTTGCAGACCTAGACAATAGTCCTAACTCTAAGACAGATCTTAACTTACGTAGAGCTTGGGAACTTAACTATCAACACGGTATTCCAGGCTTAAAAGCTCAGCTTAAAGTTGAAGATTTCCAAACGCTTGACCCTCTAGTCAAGGATGCAAATAAACCTTATGCGCGCTTACCACAGTTCTTATTAAATTATGTGACTGGTAACCCATTAGGTTTACAATACGAATTTAATAACGATACGGCATACTTCAAAAAATCAATTAATGATGGTTCTGCTCAAGAAAGTAGCGGTACCCGTATTTATAACCAGTTCGCAACACGTTATAACTATCGGACACCAGCGGCTTTTGTTATTCCAGAAGTATCTGTACGTTCTATCCAAACATTCTATGATAAAGATAGTATCGCCTCACAAGGTCTAGATGCTAGCTCAGAATCTAAATCAGTCGTTGTACCTCAGTTTACTTTGGATACCGGCCTAACTTTTGAACGAGAAGGTAAATATCTTCAGACAATTACCCCTCGTGCATTTTATGCATATGCTCCTTACAAAAACCAAAACGGCTATCCAAACTTTGACTCAACTTCAGCATCCGTTAATTACGATCAATTATTTAACCCTTACCGCTTCTACGGGCATGACCGCCTTGAAGACAACAACTTCTTATCACTTGGTGTAAGCTATAGTTTATTTGATACTGTAGGCTTAGAACGCTTACGTGCAAGTGTAGGCCAAAGTTATTACTTTGAAGACCGCCGCGTTACATTAAACGAACAAGATGAAATTGATACAGAACGCAATACAGGGCCAGTGGTAAGCTTAACAAGCCAACTCAACCAAAACTTTACTATTGCAGCCAATTCGGCTTGGATGTCAAACGGTGATAATGCTCAGCGAGACTTCCAGGTTTACTATACAGGTGACAAAGGCAACTTATATAACTTAGGCTACTTCTACCGTAAAGACATTGCTGGCCGTCAAGATGCTTACGATCAAGTTGTTGCATCGTTTATACAACCAATTAAAGACAATTGGCGTATTATGGGCCACGTACAATATGACATCGACAATGATGTTGCCCGTGAAATTTTACTCGGTGTTAACTACGAATCATGCTGTTGGGGTGTCTCAGTCTACGGTCGTTCTTACTATAACGATCTAGATGATCCGAAAGCTTCAAATGTTAGCGAAAAACGTGCGATCATGGCTGAAATTACACTCAAAGGTTTAGGTGGTTTAAACAATAAACTCGCATCTTTACTTGAAAATCGCGTGTTAGGTTTTAACAAAATTAATCAATCTTGGACACAACGTTAATGAAGACAAAGCATCTTAAACAGTTTTTTAAAGCAACAACCCTTGCTGTATTAATATCTTCATCAATGCATAGTTTTGCCCAACCCAGTGATGAAGTTGTGGCAATTGTGGACAATAGCGTAATTTTAAAAAGCGATCTTGAGCAAGGAATGGCAGAAGCTGCCCACGAATTGCAAGCACAAAAAAAAGAAGTCCCACCTCAACAATACCTACAATTTCAGGTTTTAGACCAACTGATTTTACGTCAAGCTCAACTTGAACAAGTAAAACGCTATGGTATTAAACCTGATGAAAAAAGTTTAAATGAAGCGGTACTTAAAGTAGCGAGTCAATCTGGTAGTAAAAGCTTAGAAGCCTTTCAACAAAAATTAGATGCAATTGCACCGGGAACTTATGAAAGCTTACGTAGTCGTATTGCTGAGGATTTAGCAATTAATCGTCTGCGTCAGCAACAAGTTATGTCTCGCATTAAAATCAGTGATCAAGATGTCGATAACTTCTTAAAATCACCACAAGGACAAGCTGCTTTAGGCAATCAAGCACATGTAATTCATATGCGAATTGCGGGTGACAACCCTCAAGAAGTTCAAAATGTAGCAAAAGAAGTTCGTTCAAAACTTGCTCAAAGCAATGATTTAAATGCTCTTAAAAAACTTTCAACTGCTACTGTAAAAGTTGAAGGTGCAGATATGGGGTTCCGTCCTCTTTCTGATATTCCAGCTGAACTCGCAGCTCGTATTACCCCACTGCAAGATGGTCAAACCACTGATTTAATCTCAGTGCGTGATGGCGTTCATGTTCTAAAACTTTTAGAACGCAAGCAAAATGAACAAAAAGCACTTGTACCGCAATATCAAACTCGCCATATTCTTATTCAACCATCTGAAGTGGTAAGTCCTGAAAATGCGAAACAAATTATTGATAGCATTTACAAGCGATTAAAGGCTGGTCAAGATTTTGCAACACTTGCAGCGACTTATTCAAACGATACTGGATCAGCGCGCGACGGCGGTAGTTTAGGATGGGTTACACCAGGTATGATGGTCCCTGAGTTTGATAAAAAAATGCAGGAAATTCCTGTAGGTCAAATTAGTGAACCTTTCCAAACTCAATTTGGATGGCATATTCTACAAGTAACAGACAAGCGCGAAAAAGATATGACACATGAATATCAAGAGCGTATGGCACGTCAAATCTTAGGCGAACGTCAATTTAACACTGAAATTGATAGTTGGTTACGTGAAGTACGCGCCAATGCTTATGTAGAAATTAAAGACCCAAGCCTCGACAAGAAGAACTTACAGAAATAAGTTAAGTCTTTATTATCAAAACCTGTGTTTATTACAGGTTTTTTTATAAATAAAATTCACTTAATAAAAAAACCGGTTATTTACTAAATAACCGGTTTTTTTTAAATTAAACCCTAACGGGAATTATTTATAACGATCAACCATTTTCTCTAGAGAAATTGGACGGATCTTGTCAGCATTACCCGCTGTACCAAAAGCTTCATAACGATCGATACAAATTTGCTTCATTGAATCCACTGTTTTAGCGAAGTATTTACGTGGATCAAATTCTGCCGGATTTTCAGCCATAAACTGACGAATTGCACCAGTAGATGCTAAACGTAAGTCTGTATCGATATTAATCTTACGTACACCATGTTTAATTGCTTCTACAAGCTGTTCAACAGGCACACCATAAGTTTCTTTAATATCACCGCCAAACTCATTGATTACTTTCAACCATTCTTGTGGTACAGAGCTTGAACCATGCATTACAAGATGAGTGTTTGGCAATGCCGCATGAATTTCTTTGATACGATCAATTGCTAAGATATCGCCTGTAGGTGGACGAGTGAATTTGTAAGCACCATGTGAAGTACCTACAGCAATCGCCAATGCATCTACATTAGTATCAGCAACAAATTGAGTCGCTTCTTCAACAGAAGTAAGAAGTTGTGAGTGATCAAGTACACCTTCAGCACCGACACCATCTTCTTCACCAGCCATGCCAGTTTCAAGGCTACCTAAACAGCCAATTTCACCTTCAACAGAAACACCACATGCATGCGCTAAAGCAACAACATTACGAGTTACATCAACATTGTATTCGTACGATGTAGGTGTTTTACCATCTGTACCTAGTGAACCGTCCATCATCACTGAGCTAAAGCCAAGCTGAATTGAACGCTGACAGATATCAGGGCTTGTTCCGTGGTCTTGATGCATTACCACTGGAATATGCGGCCATTCCTCAATTGCAGCCAAAATAAGATGGCGCAAAAATGGAGCGCCTGCATATTTGCGAGCTCCAGCCGATGCCTGAACAATTACAGGTGAATTGGTTGCATCTGCGGCAAGCATAATTGCACGCATTTGTTCTAAGTTATTTACGTTAAATGCTGGTACGCCGTAGTTATGTTCCGCAGCGTGATCCAAGAGCTGGCGCATTGAAATGAGTGCCATAATATCCTCCCAGGTAGTGCGGCTTATTCTACCTTGTCATTTATTTCAATTCAGCAACAAATCACAGTATTTCAAAAAAAATCCCTGCATTTGCAGGGACTTTTTAACAAAATACAACAAATTAATGAGTTTCTGAAGTAGCGGCCTCGCTAGACGCACTACCTTCAACCACATCTGTATTCTTTTCATCTAAAACTGGCTTATCAAGCGAATCAATCGTAGCTTGCTGTTCAGGAGTTACTTTATCAGAAACCGCTGTAGATGCCGCATCTTGGCCTGCTTTACCTGACTCTTCTTTCTTAGCACAAGCAGTCAACATAATGGGAGCAATTAACAAAGCAGCAAGGGTAAGTTTTAAATTCATCACTATTTTCCACAATTGGTGATTTAGTGCTCATTATTTTATTTCAGAAATATGACAATTTAATGACTTATCCATGAAAAAAGGGGTTGAACTCAACCCCTTCTTATTTTTACATATAAGTATTATGCACGTTCTAAAAGAACAGCAACTGCCGGTAAGGTTTTTCCTTCAACAAATTCAAGGAATGCACCACCGCCTGTTGAAATATAGCCAATTTGATCAGCAACATTATATTTATCAATCGCAGCTAAAGTATCTCCACCGCCAGCAATTGAGAATGCATCAGATTGAGCCACTGCAAGAGAAAGTGCTTTAGTCCCTTCGCCAAATTGATCAACTTCAAATACACCAACTGGACCATTCCAAAGAATTGTTTTTGAAGTAGTTAAAATATTTGCAAATGCTTTAGCTGTATCTGGACCTACATCTAAAATCATATCGTTTGATGTTACGTCTTCAACTTTTTTAACAACTGCTTGCGCTGCTGCTAAAGAACCCAAGAAATCTTCAAAGTTAATTTGAGAAGCATCAGCTACAACAACATCTGTTGGAAGTGGAACACTTACTTTAGCCGCAATTTGTTTTGCAGTTTCAACCAAGTCAGCTTCGTACAAAGATTTACCAACGTTGTAACCTGCAGCCGCCAAGAAGGTATTTGCAATACCGCCACCAACGATAAGTTGATCACAAATACTAGATAATGAATTTAAAACATCAAGTTTTGTTGAAACTTTAGAACCTGCAACAATAGCCACCATTGGCTTCTCAGGTGTTTGCATTGCACGGCCAAGCGCATCTAATTCAGCAGCCAATAATGGACCAGCAGCAGCTACAGGAGCAAAGCGTGCCACACCTTCTGTAGAAGCTTCAGCTCGGTGAGCAGTACCAAAAGCATCCATGACAAACACATCGCATAAAGCAGCATATTTTTGTGCAAGTTCAGGATTATTTTTCTTTTCGCCAGAGTTAAAACGAACATTTTCAAGTAAAACCACTTGTCCTGCTTGAACGTCCACACCATCAAGGTAATCAGTCAACAATTTAACTTCTTGACCTAATGCTTCAGTTAAGTATGCCGCAACTGGAGCAAGCGACTGTTCAGGCTTTGGCTCACCTTCCACAGGACGACCTAAATGCGAAAATACCATTACAGCAGCGCCTTTTTCTAAAGCAGCTTTTATTGTTGGAAGTGCTGCACGTAAACGAGCATCGCTGGTAATTACGCCATTTTTAACGGGAACGTTTAAATCTTCACGAATAAGTACACGTTTACCTTCTAAATTAAGGTCAGTCATGCGCTGAAAATTCATGTAAAGCTCTCTTTATGATTTTAAAAACGCGCCAATTTTAAATGATTACATCAAAAAAGGTTAGTTTTTTTGCATAAAAGCTGTAGAAAGCCAAAGTTTTGATTATGATAGACGTAGTAATCTAATATTTCATCCATTATGTCTATTCATCCAGATCCACAAATCAATCGTTTAAATGTTTTAGGTGAACCTTTAGCAAGCTGTTGTTTTGACCCTATTACCGGTTATTTTCGAAATGGTTTTTGCCATACGGCTGTAACAGACCTGGGACAACATACTGTATGCGCCCAAATGACTTCCGACTTTTTAAATTTCTCACAAAAAATTGGAAATGACCTCATTACCCCTCTACCGGAAGCTGGCTTTCCCGGTCTACAACCAGGTGACTTTTGGTGTATTTGCGTTACGCGTTGGGTAGAAGCATATCAAGCTGGTCAAGCGCCACCTGTTAAACTTCATGCCTGTCATCAAGCAGTATTAAGTTATGTTCCATTAGATGTATTAATGGAATTTGCAGTGTAATGAAACAACCCAAAATTATTTTGGCATCGAGTAGTCAAACACGTAAAGATTTGATGAATCGGTTAGGTATCGAATATATCTGCATTAGTCCAGATATAGATGAAAGTCCTCGCGGCGAGACTCATGCTGATGATTTAGCAAAAAGATTAGCGTTTAACAAAGCACAGTTAATTGCTCAAAAACATCCTGACGCAATTGTCATTGGATCAGATCAGGTTGCATGGCGAGAACATGCACCTCATGATTTTATTGGCAAACCATTAACTATTGAAAATGCTAAAGCTCAGTTAACAGCAAACTCTGGCCGAACAGTCTTTTTTAGTACGGCTTTAAGTGTGCAGTGTGTTGAAAAGGGTTTTGAACTCACTTTAGTCGAACATTATCAAGTTAAATTCCGCACCTTAAGCGAGCATGAAATCGAAAGATATATCGCTATAGATCACCCCCTTCATTGTGCAGGAAGTTTTAAGTGTGAAAGCCTTGGTATTAGTCTATTTGAAAAAATGATAGGCCAAGATCAAACCACACTAATGGGTTTACCCATGATTCAGCTTTGTCAGATTTTAAGACAGCTTGAACTACAAATTCCTTAATATCAATTCGTTTATTAATAGGCTATCTCCATGACAGAACCTTTAACTGTTTTAGGTAATATTACTGCTGAGCAGTTTTTAACAGAATATTGGCAGAAAAAACCTTTACTCGTACGCAATGCCTTACCTGAAATCGTTGGCATGTTAGAGCCAAATGATGTGAAAGAACTTGCTATAGAAGATCACGTCAGTGCTCGCCTTATTCGTCAAAAAGACAAAAATCCAAATGAATGGCATGTAAAGACTTCTCCTCTAACTAAAGGTGACTTTCAAAAATTACCAAAACTATGGACGCTCTTAGTACAAGCAGTTGATCATTACTCATTTGATTTAGCCGAATTGTGGAAAAAATTTCCTTTCATCCCACAATGGCGTCGTGACGATATTATGGTTTCTTATGCACCTAAAGGTGGTTCAGTTGGAAAACATTTTGACTTTTACGATGTTTTTCTTGTTCAAGGACACGGTCATCGTCGCTGGCAACTCGGTCAAATGTGTGATGCAAGCACTGAATTTGTAGCTAATCAACCATTAAAACTATTACCTGAAATAGATGTTCATTTTGATGAAGTATTAGCTCCGGGCGACTTATTATATGTTCCACCAGGCTTAGCACATTATGGTGTTGCCGAAGATGATTGTTTAACTTACTCTTTCGGTTTCCGCATGCCTAACATTTCAGGCATGATCGACAGAATTAGTGATCAATTTGCTACTGATGAATTGCTACAAAACCCAGTGATGGATATTGCCCGTAAGAATATTCCTCAAATTGGTGAAATTAATGCAGAAGAATTGGCTCATTTAAGAAATTTAGTTTTAGCTCAATTACAGAATTCATCAGTTCTTGATGCTGCCATCATGTCTCATATGACTGAACCTAAATATCCAGACAATATTCCTGAACCCGATGAAATTGAAATTGAAGATCTCAATGCCATTTTGTCAGAAGGCTATGAACTATTGCTAGAACCAGCCTCTCGACTACTTTATACAGAACAAAATGGTGTTTTAAAGTTCTGGGGAAATGGAGAAGATTTACCAATTGTGGAAGCTTTTGCCAATCAGCTTAAGGCTATTGCAGATGGAGCAAGTATTCCCTTCAATAACGAGCTTAATCGTGTAGATATTTTAGAAAACATTGTTCAATTACTGAATGATTCAATTCTTATGCTGTTGCCTCCAGCAGAATAATATTATTTAAAACCATTAAAAGGAGAAATTTATAAAATTTCTCCTTTTTTCTTTTATAAATACATGCTTAAATATACCAATCTTTAAATATATTTTATGGTTAATTGCCTATGTTATAAATTTCTCTTACTAAATCAAAAAAATATCTTCTAAATGTGTCGATTACGACCTAGAAAATTTTTTAATAAATATAAAATTTATACTTAGAGCATCAAGCTTTGTGCTTTTATTGTTTTTAAAAAACCTATTTTTTCCTATCAATAACCATCAATACAATGTAAAATTGCGCGTTCGTGCTTTTTATTTATACACTCGACCATTTAGGCTAAGAGCAAAATATTTGTGTGAGGCTACTAAAATATGTCAAAAAAAGATGACATCATTACCACTGCTTTAAGACTTTTTAATTCATATAGTTATAATTCTATAGGGGTTGATCGTATCATCAGTGAGTCTGGTGTAGCAAAAATGACATTTTATAAATACTTCCCCTCAAAAGAGAAACTCATTGAAGAGTGCTTATTATTAAGAAACTCTCTCTTACAGAACTCTCTTACTGCTGCGATATCTAAAGAAGACGAAAACCATCCATTAGCGCGCATTAAAG
This window of the Acinetobacter sp. XH1741 genome carries:
- a CDS encoding ParA family protein, whose amino-acid sequence is MAQIIAIANQKGGVGKTTTAVNLAASLAVLKKRVLLVDIDSQGNATMGSGIQKNDLLYSITDVLLGEVPIETAIQKAEVGYKVLGSNRELSGVELAIAEQEGREFILKNALNEIRNSFDYIIVDCAPSLSLITVNALAAVDSVIIPMQCEYYALEGLADLTQTIDRIQKALNPDLEIIGVLRTMYDARNALTRDVSAELEQYFGKKLYDTVIPRNVRLAEAPAHGLPVIYFEKSSKGAVAYLNLAAEMLKKSKVKKGSKV
- the rsmG gene encoding 16S rRNA (guanine(527)-N(7))-methyltransferase RsmG; the protein is MHPFFQELQQGSRKLGLSLSDETLTLLLKYQDALVLWNKAYNLTAIRDPKEMLVKHLLDSLSILKDLPAGRLLDVGTGGGMPGMIIALCQPERSCVLLDSNGKKIRFLKQFIADLKLKNVVAVQTRVENQDTIDELGQFDVITSRAFASLTDFVDAARPYLHEQSIIAAMKGLIPVEEMEELKQEFSCKVVELHVPRLDEQRHLLLLQRI
- the murU gene encoding N-acetylmuramate alpha-1-phosphate uridylyltransferase MurU → MKAMILAAGLGNRMRPLTLYTPKPLLEVGGKPLIVWHIEKLKKIGVTEIVINSAWLADKLISSLGDGSQFGVDIRWTREEEGLETAGGIINALPLLGTDPFILVNGDVWTTMDFEALRDIKLTDDLAHLVLVDNPTQHPNGDFTLLDGRAFTFDQDMKGENLTFSGVSVIHPKLFDGLESGKRPLAPLLKQAMQNQKISAEKLQGAWVDVGTPERLMELDLQIREGFYD
- a CDS encoding phosphotransferase, translating into MNTQREQLIHTWLTSVLENDQFQIAYLAGDASFRRYARIQLQNKTYMLMDAPPEKEDCVPFVTIDEFFAGNGVRVPQIIAKDLTQGFLLLEDFGDVLLSTLLNDATVDQYYEQSFKQLTHLQSINGTDHFPAYSYEKLVSEMQLLTDWMLPSLDIHPTAEQKKIIDNAFEFLAQAALAQPQVIVHRDFHSRNLMKIENELELGVIDFQDAVIGADTYDLISITRDAYVQWNAEHVYQWFKVFYELLPESAKQNRSFDQFKRDADLMAIQRHIKILGIFVRLFVRDGKSGYLKDLPRVMWYLLEESRGYAELDDFMMFIRNSVMPKFIEKYGPYEVAA
- a CDS encoding LPS-assembly protein LptD — encoded protein: MKHQFKFNPLATAIFTLLCSGSIQSSYAESADVVSNIDNNQLKASIKEAYPGQEFFQQYYVDKSAPEAQLRNNKYLSSAFCQGTWITPINPETKALDADKTSSVVTADYGHYNPAGDSVLQGNVVIDQEGRTVRADKVTIDKTQTFAHAQGRVQLAQGGLLSQSDEIDYNLKTQTGNLDNSFYIAEQQHAHGHAGKIEKTSPNVMVLNDATYTTCPPGQKPAWKIQANKIELNQETGRGVTRGTKIYVKDVPVIAVPYFNFPIDDRRTTGILTPQFGFSNDGGVELSVPVYLNLAPNYDATITPRYLADRGAMFQGSFRYLTDGFGSGQIWGGLLPSDKKYDDKDRKNFNFLHNWDINDQWSTNLEYRYASDKDYFADLDNSPNSKTDLNLRRAWELNYQHGIPGLKAQLKVEDFQTLDPLVKDANKPYARLPQFLLNYVTGNPLGLQYEFNNDTAYFKKSINDGSAQESSGTRIYNQFATRYNYRTPAAFVIPEVSVRSIQTFYDKDSIASQGLDASSESKSVVVPQFTLDTGLTFEREGKYLQTITPRAFYAYAPYKNQNGYPNFDSTSASVNYDQLFNPYRFYGHDRLEDNNFLSLGVSYSLFDTVGLERLRASVGQSYYFEDRRVTLNEQDEIDTERNTGPVVSLTSQLNQNFTIAANSAWMSNGDNAQRDFQVYYTGDKGNLYNLGYFYRKDIAGRQDAYDQVVASFIQPIKDNWRIMGHVQYDIDNDVAREILLGVNYESCCWGVSVYGRSYYNDLDDPKASNVSEKRAIMAEITLKGLGGLNNKLASLLENRVLGFNKINQSWTQR
- a CDS encoding peptidylprolyl isomerase, giving the protein MKTKHLKQFFKATTLAVLISSSMHSFAQPSDEVVAIVDNSVILKSDLEQGMAEAAHELQAQKKEVPPQQYLQFQVLDQLILRQAQLEQVKRYGIKPDEKSLNEAVLKVASQSGSKSLEAFQQKLDAIAPGTYESLRSRIAEDLAINRLRQQQVMSRIKISDQDVDNFLKSPQGQAALGNQAHVIHMRIAGDNPQEVQNVAKEVRSKLAQSNDLNALKKLSTATVKVEGADMGFRPLSDIPAELAARITPLQDGQTTDLISVRDGVHVLKLLERKQNEQKALVPQYQTRHILIQPSEVVSPENAKQIIDSIYKRLKAGQDFATLAATYSNDTGSARDGGSLGWVTPGMMVPEFDKKMQEIPVGQISEPFQTQFGWHILQVTDKREKDMTHEYQERMARQILGERQFNTEIDSWLREVRANAYVEIKDPSLDKKNLQK
- the fba gene encoding class II fructose-bisphosphate aldolase (catalyzes the reversible aldol condensation of dihydroxyacetonephosphate and glyceraldehyde 3-phosphate in the Calvin cycle, glycolysis, and/or gluconeogenesis), producing MALISMRQLLDHAAEHNYGVPAFNVNNLEQMRAIMLAADATNSPVIVQASAGARKYAGAPFLRHLILAAIEEWPHIPVVMHQDHGTSPDICQRSIQLGFSSVMMDGSLGTDGKTPTSYEYNVDVTRNVVALAHACGVSVEGEIGCLGSLETGMAGEEDGVGAEGVLDHSQLLTSVEEATQFVADTNVDALAIAVGTSHGAYKFTRPPTGDILAIDRIKEIHAALPNTHLVMHGSSSVPQEWLKVINEFGGDIKETYGVPVEQLVEAIKHGVRKINIDTDLRLASTGAIRQFMAENPAEFDPRKYFAKTVDSMKQICIDRYEAFGTAGNADKIRPISLEKMVDRYK